A DNA window from Streptococcus parapneumoniae contains the following coding sequences:
- a CDS encoding SPFH domain-containing protein produces the protein MIFVVVCVLLLLIVTLSTVYVVRQQSVAIIERFGKYQKVANSGIHIRLPFGIDSIAARIQLRLLQSDIVVETKTKDNVFVMMNVATQYRVNEQSVTDAYYKLMRPESQIKSYIEDALRSSVPKLTLDELFEKKDEIALEVQHQVAEEMTTYGYIIVKTLITKVEPDAEVKQSMNEINAAQRKRVAAQELAEADKIKIVTAAEAEAEKDRLHGVGIAQQRKAIVDGLAESITELKEANVGMTEEQIMSILLTNQYLDTLNTFASKGNQTIFLPNTPNGVDDIRTQILSALRAEKK, from the coding sequence ATGATTTTTGTGGTGGTTTGTGTGCTCCTATTGCTGATAGTCACACTGAGTACAGTTTATGTGGTTCGTCAGCAGTCTGTGGCAATTATTGAACGCTTTGGGAAATACCAAAAGGTTGCCAATAGCGGTATTCATATTCGCTTGCCTTTTGGGATTGACTCGATTGCAGCTCGGATTCAGTTGCGCTTGTTGCAAAGTGATATTGTGGTTGAGACTAAGACCAAGGACAATGTGTTCGTTATGATGAATGTAGCGACCCAGTACCGTGTCAACGAGCAGAGCGTGACAGATGCCTACTATAAACTTATGCGTCCAGAATCTCAGATTAAATCTTATATCGAAGACGCTCTTCGCTCTTCTGTTCCAAAATTAACCTTGGATGAATTATTTGAGAAAAAAGATGAGATTGCCCTTGAGGTTCAACACCAAGTAGCAGAAGAAATGACTACTTACGGCTACATTATTGTGAAAACCTTGATTACCAAGGTCGAACCTGATGCAGAAGTTAAGCAATCCATGAATGAAATCAATGCGGCGCAACGCAAACGGGTCGCAGCGCAAGAATTGGCAGAAGCCGATAAGATTAAAATTGTCACTGCAGCTGAAGCCGAAGCAGAAAAGGATCGCCTTCATGGTGTGGGGATTGCCCAACAACGTAAGGCCATTGTGGATGGATTGGCAGAGTCTATCACAGAACTCAAGGAAGCCAATGTTGGCATGACAGAAGAACAAATCATGTCAATCCTCTTGACCAACCAGTATTTGGATACCTTGAACACCTTTGCCTCTAAAGGAAATCAAACTATCTTTTTACCAAATACGCCAAATGGTGTAGATGATATCCGCACACAAATCTTGTCAGCCCTTCGTGCTGAGAAGAAATAA
- a CDS encoding ISLre2 family transposase → MKQFDELRFSSQEQEKTKQNFLQHIAQYDESISSSMRSKGYRCKNQAERTVAFTFGEVTFSRKRWYKNGECRVPVDEMLGLEKNVRHSQELLYQAAVLATKLPYRQVGETIEMVYNVTVTKDTVNKVVKLANQLLEEKDDYRFFKEEKKIEKIKADIIYIEGDGVYVKTSEDGSEKKNMDLSHFVVHTGSKQIGPNRFELENKKELIRLDNRSARRELLDLLENEYEITNETVLVTNSDCGKGYTPHVFTEIAKSFNVKRHEHFWDEYHLNKEIKEFTKSYPRELREDLFQAIREHNKKLLRRSLDTIESLVSSEEGQEKFEYYSSRLIRNFQYTKPAEMRGLPKSGIGIMESQHRKITYRMKHRGMYWTSEGGIAVANMILLEREGKLRDLFFGEWKEDYDKYTSLDHISADSVRPKNDSKDYKLPRLHKNIEKIFKMK, encoded by the coding sequence ATGAAACAATTTGATGAATTGAGATTTAGTAGTCAGGAACAAGAAAAGACAAAACAAAATTTTTTACAGCATATTGCACAGTATGATGAGTCGATAAGCTCCAGTATGAGATCAAAAGGATATCGTTGTAAAAATCAAGCTGAACGTACCGTAGCTTTTACATTTGGAGAAGTGACCTTTTCTAGAAAACGTTGGTATAAGAATGGTGAATGTAGAGTACCAGTTGATGAAATGTTAGGCTTAGAAAAAAATGTACGTCATTCACAGGAACTATTGTATCAAGCTGCGGTTCTAGCTACAAAACTACCCTATCGTCAGGTAGGAGAGACAATTGAGATGGTTTATAATGTAACTGTCACTAAAGATACCGTCAATAAGGTCGTCAAATTAGCCAATCAATTACTAGAAGAAAAGGATGATTATCGATTTTTTAAAGAAGAGAAGAAGATTGAAAAAATTAAAGCAGATATCATCTACATAGAGGGAGATGGTGTATATGTGAAAACATCTGAAGATGGTTCTGAAAAAAAGAATATGGATTTATCACATTTTGTAGTTCATACAGGCTCAAAACAGATTGGCCCAAATCGTTTTGAGCTAGAAAATAAAAAAGAGCTTATCCGATTGGATAATCGCTCAGCTCGTAGAGAATTGTTAGATTTATTGGAAAATGAATATGAAATTACAAATGAGACTGTACTAGTTACTAATTCTGACTGTGGCAAGGGCTATACTCCACATGTATTTACTGAAATTGCTAAATCATTTAATGTTAAGAGGCATGAGCATTTTTGGGACGAATATCACTTGAATAAAGAAATCAAAGAATTTACAAAGTCTTATCCGAGAGAGTTGAGAGAAGACTTATTTCAAGCTATTAGAGAGCATAATAAGAAATTATTAAGGCGTTCACTAGATACTATAGAATCTTTGGTTAGTAGTGAAGAAGGACAAGAAAAATTTGAATATTATTCGAGTAGATTAATTAGAAATTTTCAGTATACGAAACCAGCGGAGATGAGAGGACTTCCAAAGTCAGGTATTGGGATTATGGAGAGCCAGCATCGAAAAATAACTTATAGGATGAAGCATAGAGGAATGTATTGGACAAGTGAAGGTGGGATAGCCGTAGCGAATATGATATTGTTAGAGCGTGAAGGAAAATTAAGAGATTTATTTTTTGGAGAATGGAAGGAGGACTATGATAAGTATACGTCATTGGATCATATCAGTGCGGATAGTGTTCGACCTAAAAATGACTCTAAAGACTACAAACTTCCCCGTTTACATAAAAATATAGAAAAGATATTTAAGATGAAATAA
- a CDS encoding Fic family protein yields MDLITRLLAEREGKVHGGIYDITQKRFAYNSNRIEGSRLTEEQTSLIYETKTIANIDAKGIKIDDLVEMNNHFKCFDYILDTVNEPLTEDYIKTLHRILKSGTSSEHNPIAPVGRYKVLQNEVGKIATASVEQTEDEMLSLLIGYDLKKQKDLNYLTSFHAQFERIHPFADGNGRIGRLLLYKQCLKEGLTPFIVDDTNKATYYSALEAFQVHDNRQLLFDYFQSEQLFYTNYLKNKGFEGAINDEKEGDFIKKSDKF; encoded by the coding sequence ATGGATTTAATTACAAGGCTCTTAGCAGAGAGAGAAGGGAAAGTACACGGTGGTATTTATGATATCACACAGAAACGCTTTGCTTATAACTCTAACCGAATTGAAGGAAGTCGTCTGACAGAAGAGCAGACTAGCTTAATTTATGAGACAAAGACAATCGCAAATATTGATGCAAAAGGAATCAAAATTGATGATTTGGTGGAAATGAATAATCATTTTAAATGTTTTGATTATATCTTAGATACCGTTAACGAGCCACTGACAGAGGACTATATTAAAACACTGCATCGTATTCTAAAAAGTGGAACAAGTTCTGAGCATAACCCGATAGCTCCAGTTGGTCGTTATAAAGTATTGCAAAATGAGGTAGGAAAAATTGCGACAGCTTCTGTTGAACAGACTGAAGATGAGATGCTTTCTTTACTGATTGGCTATGATTTGAAAAAACAAAAAGATTTGAATTACTTAACAAGCTTTCATGCACAATTTGAAAGGATTCATCCTTTTGCAGATGGCAATGGTCGAATAGGTCGATTGCTCTTGTATAAACAATGCTTAAAAGAAGGGCTTACCCCCTTTATTGTGGACGATACGAATAAGGCAACTTATTATTCAGCACTTGAAGCCTTTCAGGTTCATGATAACAGACAGCTATTATTTGATTATTTCCAATCGGAGCAACTTTTTTATACGAATTATCTTAAAAATAAAGGATTTGAAGGAGCTATCAATGATGAGAAAGAGGGGGACTTCATAAAAAAGTCAGATAAATTCTAA
- a CDS encoding ParA family protein — translation MKIITFAAIKGGVGKTTLTFNYGEWLARKGHKVLFIDLDHQCNLTQCYNIYESQNTIANAFKGGDVDIKQVKENISLIPGSVQLDSVERDLENSDKKNMLLYLWLEDNYEKKKLGQFDCILIDCRPDFATATKNAVAVSHAIISPLTPSEFGYNAKFNLSTRLEAFRKDVIDYRTRESYITAELYFLANMIRPNYGSSRELLEALGLEAKEKGTDNLLGIVPAKELFNHSTIDKISIADMEENPELYQKHKKFFTELEQTFSKIYDTI, via the coding sequence ATGAAGATTATCACATTTGCCGCTATCAAAGGCGGTGTTGGAAAAACAACTTTGACATTTAATTATGGAGAATGGTTGGCTCGCAAAGGTCATAAGGTTCTCTTTATAGATTTAGACCATCAGTGTAATTTGACTCAGTGCTACAATATTTACGAAAGTCAGAATACGATTGCGAATGCTTTCAAAGGAGGCGACGTGGATATTAAGCAAGTCAAGGAAAATATCAGTCTAATTCCAGGTTCAGTTCAGCTGGACTCGGTGGAACGAGATCTGGAGAATAGCGATAAGAAAAATATGTTACTTTATCTTTGGCTAGAGGATAACTACGAAAAGAAGAAGTTGGGTCAGTTTGACTGTATCTTGATTGATTGTAGACCAGACTTTGCGACAGCTACAAAAAATGCTGTAGCGGTCAGTCACGCTATTATTAGTCCCTTGACTCCTTCGGAGTTTGGTTATAATGCTAAATTCAATTTATCAACTCGGTTAGAAGCATTCAGAAAGGATGTGATCGACTATCGTACCAGAGAATCATACATTACTGCTGAATTATATTTCTTAGCAAATATGATCCGACCAAACTATGGATCATCAAGAGAATTACTGGAAGCATTGGGACTTGAAGCAAAAGAAAAGGGAACAGATAACCTTCTAGGGATTGTACCAGCAAAAGAGTTGTTCAATCATTCCACGATTGATAAAATCTCTATTGCAGATATGGAGGAAAATCCAGAGCTTTATCAAAAACACAAAAAGTTTTTCACTGAGCTGGAACAGACTTTTTCAAAAATTTATGATACAATATAA
- a CDS encoding helical hairpin domain-containing protein: MVVTKVLQIKGVASLGRSTKYIEDEAKTVELTDTKSLNNALRYIENPSKTSFLEQDEQFEFPAVVKDGRVVKQLVSTYGITDASTATEEFLLTKKNAAQRAGTKELSDIQNPNRVLAHHIIQSFSPEDDLTPQEIHEIGRKTILELTGGQHEFVIATHMDKGHIHNHIIFNSTNSVTLNKFRWQKNTARSLFNISNKYADLAGAKILKERLWTNRKTYHAYRKKNSFRYEIKSRLDFLLKHSSSLEDFKSKARALNLIVDTSGKEIKYRLTDQDQTRNVRDRTLSKKGNYSLEKISERVVANEVTLSVDEIKSEYEKMVAEREDDFEMRITVEEWQVMEETKNGIYLEMEFGIRNKGTILIPAHQIEKAEGGSYEIFIRKNDFYYFVNPEHADKNRYMKGETVASQLSYDNGEMIIRKNPKISTMDQLVREYNYLSAHGVTEGQQFDELLNRFEEELEEVDNLLDKLDQRLGDLNKIQSAFLALESNNPQEVKLAISILKDLRVDPSTRKTEIDKLIKEATFERQALYQRVEAITKDYKLHQDIEKNVEQRKEIETSL, from the coding sequence ATGGTTGTAACAAAGGTTCTTCAGATTAAGGGTGTAGCTTCTTTAGGACGGTCTACAAAATATATTGAGGATGAAGCAAAGACGGTCGAGCTGACTGATACAAAAAGTTTAAATAATGCTTTACGCTATATTGAGAATCCATCTAAAACGAGTTTTTTAGAACAAGATGAACAGTTTGAATTTCCAGCAGTGGTTAAAGATGGCCGAGTAGTCAAGCAACTGGTATCTACTTATGGAATTACAGACGCTAGCACAGCGACAGAAGAATTTCTTTTGACCAAAAAGAATGCGGCTCAACGAGCAGGGACAAAAGAACTATCTGATATTCAAAATCCGAATCGGGTTTTGGCTCATCACATCATTCAATCATTTTCTCCTGAAGATGATTTGACTCCACAAGAAATTCATGAGATTGGTCGAAAAACGATTTTAGAATTAACTGGTGGGCAACATGAATTTGTCATAGCGACTCACATGGATAAGGGACACATTCATAATCACATTATTTTCAATTCAACTAACTCTGTTACCTTAAACAAATTTCGTTGGCAGAAAAATACTGCTAGAAGTCTATTTAATATTTCCAATAAGTACGCTGACCTAGCTGGAGCTAAAATTCTCAAAGAGAGATTATGGACTAATCGAAAAACGTATCATGCTTACCGAAAGAAAAATTCATTTCGTTATGAGATTAAATCTCGTTTAGATTTCCTTTTAAAACATTCAAGCTCCTTAGAAGATTTCAAGTCTAAGGCACGAGCTTTAAATCTGATAGTTGATACTTCAGGAAAGGAAATAAAGTATCGTCTGACTGACCAAGATCAAACCAGAAATGTTAGGGATCGCACTTTATCAAAAAAAGGAAATTATTCTTTAGAGAAAATTTCTGAGAGAGTGGTTGCTAACGAGGTAACCTTATCTGTTGATGAAATAAAATCCGAATATGAAAAAATGGTAGCAGAACGAGAAGATGATTTTGAAATGAGAATCACAGTTGAAGAATGGCAGGTGATGGAAGAAACAAAAAATGGAATCTATCTTGAAATGGAATTTGGGATTAGAAATAAGGGAACTATTCTGATTCCTGCTCATCAGATTGAAAAAGCAGAAGGTGGCTCTTATGAAATTTTTATTAGGAAAAACGATTTCTATTATTTTGTTAATCCTGAACACGCTGATAAGAATCGTTATATGAAGGGAGAAACAGTCGCTTCCCAGTTGTCGTATGATAATGGAGAAATGATTATCCGAAAAAATCCTAAAATCTCAACTATGGATCAGCTTGTTCGTGAATATAACTATCTATCCGCTCATGGAGTGACAGAAGGACAGCAATTTGATGAATTGTTAAATCGTTTTGAAGAGGAACTAGAAGAAGTAGATAACTTGCTTGATAAATTAGATCAACGCTTGGGTGATCTTAATAAAATTCAGTCTGCATTTCTTGCACTGGAATCCAATAATCCTCAAGAAGTGAAACTAGCTATTTCCATTTTGAAAGATTTGAGAGTAGATCCTAGTACTCGAAAAACTGAGATTGATAAACTTATTAAAGAAGCGACCTTTGAGCGTCAGGCTTTGTATCAGAGAGTAGAAGCAATTACAAAAGATTATAAGTTACATCAAGATATTGAGAAAAATGTGGAACAGCGAAAGGAAATAGAAACTTCATTGTAA
- a CDS encoding plasmid mobilization protein: MIQKKIRLTEEEARFISTKIAESGMTNFNAFARIMLIMGEVKILNFEELRELRKEINRIGVNINQVAKKVNEDEQASLNELSQILELQKHLKDTVSQFIQKQENQTKDQERWL; this comes from the coding sequence ATGATTCAGAAAAAAATTCGTTTAACGGAAGAAGAGGCACGGTTCATTTCAACAAAGATTGCAGAATCTGGAATGACAAATTTTAATGCCTTTGCCCGAATTATGTTGATTATGGGTGAGGTCAAAATCTTAAATTTTGAAGAATTGAGAGAACTACGTAAGGAAATAAATCGGATAGGGGTCAATATAAATCAGGTCGCAAAAAAGGTAAACGAAGATGAGCAGGCTAGTCTAAATGAATTGAGTCAGATTCTTGAATTGCAGAAACATTTGAAAGATACAGTCAGCCAATTTATCCAAAAACAGGAAAATCAAACAAAGGATCAAGAGCGATGGTTGTAA
- a CDS encoding PBECR4 domain-containing protein, producing the protein MTLSKEEAKRLSIISVAEQLGMELKRTGSYSYTWTEHDSFVIDTRKNEFHWNSRTEFGDVIQLVQTIRGVSYKEAMHFLETGEFKEVDVEAQTASKEPFSYYLERYERQDFSASRSYLKAQRGLSDDTINFFISQGSIAEAIRKKGDYFEPVIVFKYKDNTGFLAGASLQGIVENREHYPERGRLKQIMRNSDGQLGFSIDIGTPKRLVFAEAPIDLMSYYELHKDRLQDVRLVAMDGVKEGIISRRFMELYAEINDKSYQINQNTGKALELVARTTNYFKDGQHQDMITLAVDNDMAGHKFITSLQEKGIPVQIEIPPILHRDQEKEDWNDFLKGGNNTPKELAHVYTVDEKSWHYQGFFEKELALAKAQELTADDVKVFVSDRQLTREEVRQKYQTIINQERGRKNSMSESYENGTKYEAQEQIQSTEKTPESTQEQMNDRASGGEGYSQPDAVGSAEPEAESSATFEQTVTSHPTSPYRYLQFSTNFEEVQRRYSKYHPITQADLKKMNQYAGSIQRSSQWYLEELANSKVYYFYSNNGEVNLLDVSFKQENFLHLTGIRPVVPGRNAGDFVVDFAEGRGDYNQILVSNSLKEKLQVIPMLEDILDPKSFVLDNLDEVRIAQRLNFSEAIKSKDEDFLLLFKDIGDERVPASLMKIKRDLRVDVEKTKEKVILGVFRERDGHIEQLSINEDYIKDGGKELQSIMANGLFEAIQPNEIDKNNYNVRLQWAEKHDGGPILPFSETELVDYQSFAKELYKQNNIYYDKYHASVSDRMNQVEGASYIPFTKVQFALYSPDGELIQDGIRYDIGDEINPIANKERLGTREMREHSELMKIDGAIFTQYHLERLASELDISQFSYALEDIPYADQLLSQLPFGDLENSPIGFTDSSHDARLGFISFDGMDSVEVENLSAWFEKLGVKDSPLEQVALVEKWQKEIKSLSEKVEQTIATVREEFEKSQVKNLQNTPDNPYEKIYQYNQKDERDRDLDGDGISNSDEMLQGTDPYNSASNLHKRQEDRERRTDAEVAAGAVITEAIAAKSSEQTISQLVANKDTKALAEHLKEGMKNYLDSEQFKSFLDTMSKFHNYSLNNIHLLKMQNPNVSQVASFNKWKTDFDRTVKKGSKALKIWVPYQVKTSIPVHQKELDFTPAENEMGEKEVTVTRFKLGNVFDVSQTEGKELPKAINELTGDVKDYEDLYRAAKAVSMDNQVPISFEEIKRESTNGYYSPDENRIVISKGLKGQEQILKTIFHEMAHADLHRESNAQYGDDRYRKQELQAESVAYVVANHFGFDTSSYSFGYLAIWAKDKNGFEDMVEQLQVVQREAKSLIDRMDAKLELVKNKTVTKDKFADKLKQAKEKSEQLGNQKAEAVKQVEEKKSLSSPQ; encoded by the coding sequence ATGACATTAAGCAAAGAGGAAGCCAAAAGATTATCTATTATTTCTGTTGCAGAGCAGCTAGGTATGGAGTTAAAGCGTACGGGTAGCTATAGTTATACCTGGACAGAGCACGATTCATTTGTAATCGATACAAGGAAAAATGAATTTCACTGGAATTCAAGAACTGAATTTGGAGATGTTATTCAGTTAGTTCAAACCATACGAGGTGTTTCTTACAAGGAGGCGATGCATTTTTTAGAAACTGGAGAATTTAAGGAAGTCGATGTAGAAGCTCAGACAGCTTCAAAAGAGCCTTTTAGCTATTACTTGGAAAGATATGAGCGTCAGGATTTCAGCGCTTCTAGAAGCTATTTGAAGGCACAGAGAGGCCTTTCAGATGATACGATTAACTTCTTTATTAGCCAAGGGAGTATAGCGGAAGCAATCCGAAAAAAAGGAGACTATTTTGAGCCTGTGATTGTCTTTAAGTATAAGGACAACACAGGCTTTTTAGCTGGAGCGAGTCTTCAGGGAATAGTAGAGAATCGGGAGCACTATCCTGAACGTGGACGCCTAAAACAAATTATGAGAAATTCAGACGGACAACTAGGCTTTTCAATTGATATCGGAACACCAAAACGTTTGGTCTTTGCGGAAGCTCCAATCGATTTAATGAGCTACTATGAGCTTCATAAGGATAGGCTTCAGGATGTTCGCTTAGTAGCTATGGATGGAGTAAAAGAAGGAATCATTAGTAGACGGTTTATGGAATTGTACGCAGAGATAAATGATAAATCCTATCAAATCAATCAGAATACTGGGAAAGCTCTAGAATTAGTAGCCAGAACAACAAACTATTTTAAAGACGGTCAGCATCAGGATATGATTACCTTGGCTGTAGATAATGATATGGCTGGCCATAAATTTATAACTAGTCTGCAGGAAAAGGGAATTCCAGTACAAATTGAGATACCACCTATCCTTCATAGAGACCAGGAGAAGGAAGATTGGAATGACTTTCTGAAGGGAGGGAATAACACTCCTAAAGAGTTAGCACATGTTTATACAGTAGATGAAAAGTCCTGGCATTACCAGGGCTTTTTTGAGAAGGAACTAGCTCTTGCAAAAGCGCAAGAGCTAACTGCAGATGATGTAAAAGTCTTTGTGTCAGATAGACAATTGACAAGGGAAGAAGTCCGTCAAAAATATCAAACAATCATTAATCAAGAAAGAGGGAGAAAAAATAGTATGTCGGAATCGTACGAGAATGGAACTAAGTATGAAGCGCAGGAACAAATTCAGAGCACAGAAAAAACTCCTGAGAGTACTCAGGAGCAAATGAATGATAGGGCCAGTGGTGGAGAGGGCTATTCACAGCCTGATGCTGTGGGCAGTGCCGAACCTGAAGCTGAATCATCAGCAACCTTTGAGCAAACTGTTACCAGTCACCCGACATCACCCTATCGTTACTTACAGTTTAGCACAAATTTTGAAGAAGTGCAACGAAGATATTCAAAATATCATCCAATTACACAAGCTGATTTAAAAAAAATGAATCAGTATGCAGGCTCTATTCAGAGGTCTTCTCAATGGTATTTAGAAGAGTTGGCAAATAGTAAAGTCTATTATTTCTACTCAAATAATGGAGAAGTAAATTTGTTAGATGTTAGTTTTAAACAAGAAAACTTTTTACACTTAACAGGAATCAGGCCAGTTGTTCCAGGTAGAAATGCTGGAGATTTTGTAGTCGATTTTGCTGAGGGAAGGGGAGACTATAATCAAATACTGGTTAGTAATAGTCTAAAAGAAAAATTACAAGTTATTCCTATGTTAGAGGATATTCTTGATCCTAAATCGTTTGTTTTGGATAATTTAGATGAAGTAAGAATTGCACAACGACTTAACTTTTCAGAAGCTATTAAGAGTAAAGACGAGGATTTCTTACTTCTTTTCAAAGATATAGGAGATGAACGTGTCCCTGCATCTCTCATGAAAATTAAGAGAGATCTAAGAGTTGATGTAGAGAAAACTAAGGAAAAAGTTATTCTTGGTGTTTTCCGTGAACGTGATGGCCATATTGAACAGTTATCGATTAACGAGGATTATATTAAGGATGGGGGCAAAGAATTGCAATCGATTATGGCAAATGGCTTGTTTGAGGCAATTCAACCAAATGAGATTGACAAAAACAACTACAATGTCCGCCTTCAATGGGCAGAAAAGCATGATGGTGGGCCAATTTTACCTTTTAGCGAAACAGAGTTGGTGGATTATCAGTCTTTTGCAAAAGAACTATATAAGCAGAATAATATCTATTACGACAAATATCATGCGAGTGTAAGTGATCGAATGAACCAGGTAGAAGGTGCTTCCTATATCCCTTTTACAAAGGTTCAATTTGCCTTGTACAGCCCTGATGGTGAACTGATTCAGGATGGCATTCGTTACGATATTGGGGATGAGATTAACCCAATCGCTAACAAAGAAAGACTTGGTACACGAGAAATGCGAGAGCATTCAGAGTTGATGAAGATAGATGGGGCGATATTCACTCAGTATCATCTGGAGAGATTGGCGAGTGAACTAGATATTTCTCAGTTCAGCTACGCTTTAGAAGATATTCCGTATGCAGATCAACTGCTATCCCAACTCCCATTTGGAGATTTGGAAAATAGTCCAATTGGATTTACAGATAGTAGTCATGATGCTCGTCTTGGATTTATCTCTTTTGATGGAATGGATAGTGTTGAGGTCGAAAATTTATCTGCTTGGTTTGAGAAGTTAGGAGTCAAGGATTCTCCGTTGGAACAAGTAGCTCTTGTAGAAAAATGGCAAAAAGAAATCAAAAGTTTATCAGAAAAAGTTGAACAAACGATCGCCACAGTTCGAGAAGAATTTGAGAAATCGCAAGTCAAAAATTTACAAAATACACCAGATAATCCATACGAAAAAATTTATCAGTATAACCAAAAAGATGAGAGGGATCGTGATTTGGATGGTGATGGTATTTCCAACTCCGATGAGATGTTGCAAGGAACAGATCCATACAACAGTGCTTCTAACCTTCATAAAAGGCAGGAAGATAGAGAAAGAAGGACAGATGCTGAGGTGGCTGCAGGAGCTGTTATAACCGAAGCAATTGCTGCTAAAAGTTCAGAACAAACCATTTCCCAGTTAGTCGCAAATAAAGATACAAAAGCTTTAGCTGAACATTTGAAAGAAGGAATGAAGAACTATTTGGATTCAGAACAGTTTAAATCGTTCTTGGATACGATGAGTAAGTTTCACAACTACTCACTCAACAATATTCATTTGCTGAAGATGCAAAATCCTAATGTTTCCCAAGTTGCTAGTTTCAATAAATGGAAAACAGATTTTGACAGAACAGTTAAAAAGGGTTCAAAAGCTCTGAAGATTTGGGTTCCGTATCAAGTGAAAACCAGTATTCCTGTTCATCAAAAGGAGTTAGATTTTACTCCAGCTGAAAATGAAATGGGAGAGAAGGAAGTCACTGTTACTCGATTCAAGTTAGGGAATGTCTTTGATGTATCTCAAACAGAAGGAAAAGAATTGCCAAAAGCAATTAATGAATTGACTGGAGATGTTAAAGATTATGAAGATTTGTACCGAGCAGCCAAAGCTGTTTCAATGGATAATCAGGTTCCTATCAGTTTTGAAGAAATTAAAAGAGAGAGCACAAATGGTTATTACTCTCCAGATGAAAATCGAATTGTTATTTCAAAAGGATTAAAGGGTCAAGAACAGATTTTAAAAACCATTTTTCATGAAATGGCTCATGCAGATTTACATAGAGAAAGCAATGCCCAATATGGGGACGACCGATATCGTAAGCAAGAATTACAAGCTGAAAGTGTCGCCTATGTCGTGGCTAATCATTTTGGTTTTGATACGAGTAGCTACAGTTTTGGATATTTGGCTATTTGGGCAAAAGATAAAAATGGTTTTGAAGATATGGTAGAACAACTGCAGGTTGTTCAGAGGGAAGCAAAAAGTTTGATTGATCGGATGGATGCTAAGTTAGAATTAGTGAAAAATAAAACTGTGACGAAAGATAAGTTTGCTGATAAACTCAAACAGGCAAAAGAAAAATCTGAGCAGTTGGGGAATCAAAAGGCGGAGGCTGTAAAGCAGGTGGAAGAAAAAAAGTCCCTGAGCAGCCCTCAATAA
- a CDS encoding multidrug transporter MATE codes for MHQFLNSIVHGVVGTILIAIWFVPLFKITICDNFGNEIKTKRLPLAFLMLLKSVWPKSKVSFIWKGYKKHEDQR; via the coding sequence ATGCATCAATTTTTAAATTCTATTGTGCATGGCGTGGTTGGAACTATCTTGATTGCAATCTGGTTTGTACCGCTCTTCAAGATAACTATATGTGATAACTTTGGAAATGAAATCAAAACGAAAAGGCTACCATTAGCCTTCTTAATGTTACTAAAAAGTGTTTGGCCGAAAAGTAAGGTTTCATTTATTTGGAAAGGATATAAGAAGCATGAGGATCAGAGATAA